A window of Jannaschia sp. M317 contains these coding sequences:
- a CDS encoding urease accessory UreF family protein, producing the protein MAMTTDLLRLTQWLSPAFPLSGYAYSHGLEAAMAEGRVIDAAGAAAWAETVLRSGSGALDAWVIRQAMAGADPATLCDLIRARAGCAERWEETRAMGAAFCEVTSGMGEPPLSDLPFPVALGLRARGMDAATVLTLYLQSLAGQLISAATRFLPLGQTEAQAALRALHPVITEVAIATPTAPPGSAALLAEMDAMAHETLQPRIFRT; encoded by the coding sequence ATGGCCATGACCACTGATCTGCTGCGCCTGACGCAATGGCTGTCGCCTGCGTTCCCGCTGTCCGGCTACGCCTATTCGCATGGGTTGGAGGCGGCGATGGCCGAGGGCCGTGTGATCGACGCAGCCGGCGCTGCCGCCTGGGCCGAGACGGTCCTGCGATCCGGGTCGGGTGCCCTGGACGCCTGGGTAATCCGGCAGGCGATGGCGGGGGCGGACCCCGCCACGCTGTGCGACCTGATCCGCGCGCGCGCGGGCTGCGCCGAAAGGTGGGAAGAAACGCGCGCCATGGGGGCTGCGTTCTGCGAGGTGACCTCGGGCATGGGGGAGCCACCCTTGTCGGATCTGCCATTCCCGGTTGCGCTGGGGCTGCGGGCGCGGGGGATGGACGCGGCGACGGTCCTGACGCTTTACCTGCAATCGCTGGCGGGCCAGCTGATTTCCGCAGCCACCCGGTTTCTGCCCCTTGGCCAGACCGAGGCACAGGCCGCGCTGCGCGCGCTGCACCCGGTCATCACAGAGGTCGCCATAGCCACGCCAACCGCCCCCCCTGGCAGCGCGGCCCTGCTGGCGGAGATGGACGCGATGGCGCATGAGACCCTGCAACCAAGGATATTCAGAACATGA
- a CDS encoding lysozyme inhibitor LprI family protein, whose product MNRLAIALIGMTGVSGVASAQQVDCQAPDLSGVEMRFCAGLAYEEADAELNAAYRIAITNAKAFDETMAAEGRDVPVTLEETLREAQRAWIPYRDAACDAEALTWRGGTGAPMAGTLCLLRMTLVRTDELTIFGDIE is encoded by the coding sequence ATGAACCGGCTGGCGATCGCGTTGATCGGGATGACCGGGGTGTCCGGCGTTGCTTCGGCCCAGCAGGTCGACTGTCAGGCCCCCGATCTGTCAGGGGTCGAGATGCGGTTTTGCGCCGGTCTCGCCTACGAGGAGGCCGACGCAGAGCTGAACGCGGCCTACCGGATCGCCATCACCAACGCCAAGGCCTTCGACGAGACGATGGCCGCCGAGGGGCGAGATGTGCCCGTCACCCTGGAGGAGACGCTCCGCGAGGCGCAGCGCGCCTGGATCCCGTATCGCGATGCCGCCTGCGACGCAGAGGCGCTGACCTGGCGCGGCGGCACCGGAGCGCCGATGGCCGGAACGCTGTGCCTGTTGCGCATGACACTCGTGCGCACAGACGAGTTGACGATTTTCGGGGACATCGAATAG
- the alr gene encoding alanine racemase, with amino-acid sequence MPTGTLHIDLEAIAANWRALDRMSAQSCETAAVVKADAYGLGLTQVAPRLAQEGARAFFVATTDEGLELRRTLGPEPRIYILYGHMSGDTQMIKRADLVPMICSIEQLTRHLETLPRHPFGLQLDTGMNRLGLREAEWQVVADLALAAEPVLIASHLHSADEPDSPHNTAQLSAFRRMTEGVEAPRSLSATGGILLGPGFHFDMTRPGVGLYGGLPYAKAEPVVALDLPVITCFDIEAGESVGYGASWTARAPSRIATVAGGYADGMHRALQPGMELMAGPVPCPAVGRVSMDLLTIDISHLDHDPDVLTLLDPHHTVDALAQVGGTIGYEVLTSLGARYARRYRGAAT; translated from the coding sequence ATGCCAACGGGAACCCTGCATATCGACCTGGAAGCCATCGCCGCCAACTGGCGCGCGCTGGACCGGATGTCCGCCCAGTCCTGCGAAACGGCGGCGGTCGTCAAGGCCGATGCCTATGGGCTGGGCCTGACGCAGGTGGCGCCACGACTGGCGCAGGAAGGCGCCCGCGCGTTTTTCGTGGCCACCACCGACGAGGGGCTGGAGCTGCGCCGCACGCTGGGCCCGGAGCCACGGATCTATATCCTGTACGGGCACATGTCCGGCGACACGCAGATGATAAAGCGCGCCGATCTGGTGCCGATGATCTGTTCGATCGAGCAGTTGACCCGGCACCTCGAAACCCTGCCGCGTCATCCTTTCGGCTTGCAGCTGGACACGGGCATGAACCGTCTGGGCCTGCGCGAGGCGGAATGGCAGGTCGTGGCCGACCTGGCGCTGGCCGCGGAACCAGTTCTGATCGCGTCGCACCTGCATTCCGCCGATGAACCAGACAGCCCCCACAACACCGCGCAGCTAAGCGCCTTTCGCCGCATGACCGAAGGCGTCGAAGCGCCGCGCAGCCTGTCGGCCACCGGTGGCATCCTGCTGGGACCGGGGTTTCATTTCGACATGACCCGTCCGGGCGTGGGTCTCTACGGCGGCCTGCCATACGCCAAGGCAGAACCGGTGGTCGCGCTGGATCTGCCGGTCATCACCTGTTTCGACATCGAGGCGGGCGAGTCGGTCGGCTATGGGGCCAGCTGGACCGCGCGCGCGCCGTCACGGATCGCCACCGTGGCGGGGGGCTATGCCGACGGGATGCACCGCGCGCTGCAACCCGGCATGGAATTGATGGCCGGTCCGGTGCCCTGTCCGGCCGTGGGCCGGGTGTCGATGGATCTGTTAACCATTGATATCTCTCACCTTGATCACGACCCGGACGTTCTGACGCTGCTTGATCCGCATCATACCGTGGATGCGTTGGCTCAGGTGGGCGGGACGATCGGCTATGAGGTTTTGACCTCGCTCGGGGCGCGATATGCGCGGCGGTATCGCGGGGCCGCGACCTAA
- a CDS encoding urease accessory protein UreE, translating to MSEETVNSGPRLVDHLHGPVDVIRLDYDARLVRRKRLVTEGGRAVLLDLPDLTDLSHHAGLILPDGSEIALEAAPEPVLVIRGDLPRLAWHIGNRHTPCQMAEDHLIIRSDHVLRGMLAGLGAEITEATRPFHPEGGAYGHGRTMGHDHGHDH from the coding sequence ATGTCTGAAGAAACCGTTAATTCCGGGCCGAGATTGGTGGATCATCTGCACGGGCCGGTGGACGTGATCCGTCTGGACTATGACGCGCGGCTGGTGCGGCGCAAACGGCTGGTTACCGAGGGCGGGCGCGCCGTGCTGCTGGACCTGCCGGACCTGACTGACCTTAGCCACCATGCGGGCCTGATCTTGCCGGATGGCTCCGAAATCGCACTGGAGGCGGCACCCGAACCGGTTCTGGTGATCCGGGGCGACCTGCCGCGTCTGGCCTGGCACATCGGCAATCGCCACACGCCCTGTCAGATGGCCGAGGATCACCTCATCATCCGTAGCGATCACGTCTTGCGCGGCATGTTGGCGGGGTTGGGGGCCGAGATCACCGAAGCGACGCGACCCTTTCACCCCGAAGGCGGGGCATACGGCCACGGGCGCACCATGGGACACGACCATGGCCATGACCACTGA
- the pyrC gene encoding dihydroorotase encodes MDTLSIRRPDDWHLHLRDGDMLRLVAPQSRHFARAIIMPNLVPPVVTGAEAAAYRDRVTAAGFAGPLMTLYLTEDTDPADVVQAHADGIITAVKLYPAGATTNSASGVRDFEAVRPVLAAMEKAGVPLCIHGEVTDRDIDIFDREATFVDRTLAPLRAAHPALKITSEHVTTREAVQFVQDHDNIGATITVQHLMANRNDMLAGGMRPHFYCLPILKRATHQEALRAAATSGDPKFFLGTDSAPHPTHAKEATCCAAGCFTAPHALSCLAHVFEEEDALDRLEGFTSLHGPAHYGLDANVDRITLTKGAALDLPDRIEAHGQSVTLFDPGHPLYWHVEDNA; translated from the coding sequence ATGGACACGCTCTCGATCCGCCGCCCCGACGACTGGCACCTGCACCTGCGCGATGGCGACATGCTGCGCCTGGTTGCGCCGCAATCCCGTCATTTCGCCCGCGCCATCATCATGCCGAACCTGGTGCCGCCCGTCGTCACCGGGGCCGAGGCCGCAGCCTACCGCGACCGGGTCACCGCCGCCGGGTTCGCCGGGCCGCTCATGACGCTGTACCTGACCGAGGACACGGACCCGGCGGATGTTGTGCAGGCCCATGCGGACGGGATCATCACGGCGGTGAAACTGTATCCTGCGGGGGCGACCACCAACTCCGCCTCGGGGGTGCGCGATTTCGAGGCGGTGCGCCCGGTGCTGGCCGCGATGGAGAAAGCGGGCGTGCCGCTGTGCATCCACGGCGAGGTCACGGACCGCGACATCGACATTTTCGACCGCGAGGCGACCTTTGTGGACCGCACGCTGGCCCCGTTGCGCGCGGCGCATCCCGCGCTGAAGATCACGTCGGAACATGTCACCACCCGCGAGGCGGTGCAGTTCGTGCAGGACCACGACAACATCGGGGCCACGATCACGGTTCAGCATCTGATGGCCAACCGCAACGACATGCTGGCGGGTGGCATGCGGCCGCATTTCTACTGTCTGCCGATCCTGAAACGCGCCACCCACCAGGAGGCGCTGCGCGCCGCCGCCACCTCGGGCGATCCGAAGTTCTTTCTGGGCACCGACAGCGCGCCGCATCCGACCCATGCGAAAGAGGCGACCTGTTGCGCCGCCGGTTGTTTCACCGCGCCGCATGCCCTGTCCTGCCTGGCCCACGTGTTCGAGGAAGAAGACGCGCTGGACCGGCTGGAGGGATTCACCTCGCTGCATGGTCCCGCGCACTACGGGTTGGACGCGAACGTCGACCGGATCACCCTGACCAAGGGCGCAGCCCTGGATCTGCCCGACAGGATCGAGGCGCACGGCCAGTCCGTGACGCTGTTCGATCCGGGGCACCCGCTTTACTGGCATGTCGAGGACAACGCATGA
- a CDS encoding urease subunit gamma translates to MNLTPREKDKLLVSLAAMVARNRLARGVKLNHPEAIALITDYVVEGARDGRSVSDLMQAGAHVITADQCMDGIASMIHDVQVEATFPDGTKLVTVHHPIRTKEGADA, encoded by the coding sequence ATGAACCTGACCCCCCGCGAAAAGGACAAGCTGCTGGTCAGCCTGGCCGCCATGGTGGCCCGCAATCGCCTGGCGCGTGGCGTAAAACTGAATCACCCCGAGGCCATCGCCCTGATCACCGATTACGTGGTCGAAGGCGCGCGCGACGGACGCTCCGTCTCGGATCTGATGCAGGCGGGGGCGCATGTGATCACCGCCGATCAGTGCATGGACGGTATCGCCTCGATGATCCACGACGTGCAGGTCGAGGCGACGTTTCCCGATGGCACCAAACTGGTCACCGTCCACCACCCCATTCGCACCAAGGAAGGGGCCGACGCATGA
- a CDS encoding antifreeze protein, which yields MLELLKLQMRTAHMLTEAQTVIGMRMLGWMGVTPAAKGENARMVTEKQTAFAKAGMAATLALWSGKTPAQAYGLALAPIGRTTHSNAQRLTRRRARG from the coding sequence ATGCTGGAACTGCTCAAGTTGCAGATGCGTACCGCCCATATGTTGACCGAGGCGCAGACCGTGATCGGGATGCGCATGTTGGGATGGATGGGCGTCACCCCCGCCGCCAAGGGCGAAAATGCCCGCATGGTGACGGAAAAGCAGACCGCCTTTGCAAAGGCCGGGATGGCCGCGACGCTGGCGCTCTGGTCGGGCAAGACGCCTGCCCAGGCTTATGGCCTGGCACTGGCCCCAATTGGCCGGACCACGCACAGCAACGCACAGCGCCTGACCCGGCGCAGGGCGCGCGGATGA
- a CDS encoding DUF6946 family protein, which produces MSLILEATAGPKDWRKHLAQPTLHWKPGRSAMETALCWEEAGGGLPPAIAAVVQPDTRMIQAIVEYPVALPGGGTDSKSDVFALLSDAQGLIACVVEAKRDEPFGPTLGEWRADGRNLSGKVARLDALRDLLGLDRVPDTIRYQLLHRTASAILAARRYHTTRAMMVVQSFSPERRWFDDYGAFLALLGLDARDGAPVMARFSGVDVTFAWVTSPLSGHDLREGA; this is translated from the coding sequence ATGTCTCTGATCCTCGAGGCGACCGCCGGGCCGAAAGACTGGCGCAAGCATCTTGCTCAGCCCACGCTGCACTGGAAACCCGGACGCAGCGCGATGGAGACGGCGCTTTGCTGGGAAGAAGCGGGCGGAGGGTTGCCGCCTGCGATTGCGGCGGTGGTGCAACCTGACACGCGGATGATTCAGGCGATCGTGGAATACCCCGTGGCCCTGCCGGGCGGGGGGACGGACAGCAAGTCCGACGTCTTTGCGTTGCTCTCGGATGCGCAGGGGCTGATTGCCTGCGTCGTCGAGGCAAAGCGGGATGAACCCTTTGGCCCCACTTTGGGCGAATGGCGGGCGGATGGCCGCAATCTTTCAGGCAAGGTGGCGCGCCTGGATGCTTTGCGCGACCTTCTTGGCCTGGATCGCGTGCCCGATACGATCCGGTATCAACTGCTGCACCGAACGGCCTCGGCCATTTTGGCTGCGCGCCGCTATCATACGACGCGCGCCATGATGGTGGTGCAATCCTTTTCGCCCGAGCGTCGTTGGTTCGACGACTATGGCGCGTTTCTTGCCTTGCTTGGGCTTGATGCGCGCGACGGTGCGCCGGTCATGGCCAGGTTTTCGGGGGTCGACGTCACCTTTGCCTGGGTGACATCGCCGCTGTCCGGGCACGACCTGCGAGAGGGGGCCTGA
- a CDS encoding urease accessory protein UreD, whose amino-acid sequence MLDQPIRMQRVKGAAHVRVTRAGLADLRQQGSAKAMLPRTDDPDPEVVFLNTAGGVTGGDRLDYSLQVGAGARVTGATQTAERAYRARDAEHGVVATEITVGKGARLDWLPQELIVFDGAAIRRDTTVTLSGDATVLAVDSVVLGRAAHGEVVTRAILDDIRTIRRDGRLVHQEHLALDAAALADPAALGGNCAMATLVFLGQGAEDALGPLRDALGTDGHASAWDGRLVARLVAPAAAPLRRALIRAILPLRGRAVPRVWQSDL is encoded by the coding sequence ATGTTAGACCAACCGATCCGGATGCAGCGAGTCAAAGGCGCGGCCCATGTGCGCGTCACCCGTGCCGGGCTGGCCGATCTGCGTCAGCAGGGGTCGGCCAAGGCGATGCTGCCGCGCACCGACGACCCCGATCCGGAGGTGGTGTTTCTGAACACCGCCGGCGGCGTGACCGGCGGCGACAGGCTGGATTATTCCCTGCAGGTTGGCGCAGGCGCGCGTGTGACCGGTGCCACCCAGACCGCAGAACGCGCCTACCGCGCCCGAGATGCCGAACACGGCGTGGTCGCGACCGAGATCACGGTGGGCAAGGGGGCCCGTCTCGATTGGCTGCCTCAGGAATTGATTGTCTTCGACGGGGCGGCGATCCGGCGGGACACCACGGTGACCTTGTCGGGGGATGCGACGGTGTTGGCGGTGGATTCCGTCGTCCTGGGCCGCGCCGCCCACGGCGAGGTCGTGACCCGCGCCATCCTGGACGACATCCGCACCATCCGCCGCGACGGCCGTTTGGTGCATCAGGAACACCTGGCCCTGGATGCCGCCGCGCTGGCCGATCCGGCGGCGTTGGGCGGCAATTGCGCCATGGCGACGCTGGTGTTCCTGGGGCAGGGGGCCGAAGACGCGCTCGGACCGCTGCGCGACGCCTTGGGCACGGACGGCCATGCCTCTGCCTGGGACGGGCGGCTGGTGGCCCGGCTTGTCGCGCCCGCAGCGGCCCCATTGCGCCGTGCCCTTATCCGCGCCATCCTTCCGCTTCGGGGCCGTGCGGTCCCGCGCGTCTGGCAAAGCGACCTCTGA
- a CDS encoding orotate phosphoribosyltransferase, whose product MIPTSFPPAQDIARLTARALLEVGAVHFNAREPFTLASGLPSPTYIDCRKLISYPRLRATLMDFLAVTVMRDAGFEAFDNVAGGETAGIPFAAFMAERLALPMTYVRKKPKGYGRNARIEGLMTEGQRVLLVEDMTTDGGSKLSFVDAIRETGATCGHTAVIFSYGIFPEITKTLGDHGVQLHALATWWDVLAEAKAQGSFDEETLSGVEAFLNDPRAWQEAHKA is encoded by the coding sequence ATGATCCCCACCTCTTTCCCCCCCGCCCAGGACATCGCCCGCCTGACCGCCCGTGCCCTGCTGGAAGTGGGCGCGGTGCATTTCAATGCGCGCGAGCCGTTCACGCTGGCCTCCGGGCTGCCGTCGCCCACCTATATCGACTGCCGCAAGCTCATCTCCTATCCACGGCTGCGCGCGACGCTGATGGATTTCCTGGCCGTCACGGTGATGCGTGATGCCGGGTTCGAGGCGTTCGACAACGTCGCGGGCGGCGAGACGGCGGGCATTCCCTTTGCCGCCTTCATGGCCGAACGGCTGGCCCTGCCGATGACCTACGTGCGCAAAAAGCCCAAGGGCTATGGCCGCAATGCCCGGATCGAAGGCCTGATGACCGAAGGACAGAGGGTCCTGCTGGTCGAGGACATGACCACGGACGGCGGATCGAAGCTGTCTTTCGTTGACGCCATCCGCGAGACCGGCGCCACCTGCGGGCATACGGCGGTGATCTTCAGCTACGGCATCTTTCCGGAGATCACCAAGACCCTTGGCGACCACGGGGTGCAGTTGCACGCGCTGGCAACCTGGTGGGACGTGCTGGCCGAAGCAAAGGCGCAGGGCAGCTTCGACGAAGAGACGTTGTCGGGTGTCGAGGCGTTCCTGAACGATCCCCGCGCCTGGCAAGAGGCACACAAGGCCTGA
- the ureC gene encoding urease subunit alpha → MPATISRRSYADMYGPTTGDRVRLADTDLIIEVERDHTTYGEEVKFGGGKVIRDGMGQSQRTNANGAMDTVITNALIVDHTGIYKADVGLKGGRIAAIGKAGNPDTQPGVDIVIGPGTEAIAGEGRILTAGGFDAHIHFICPQQIEDAMHSGMTTMLGGGTGPAHGTLATTCTPGPWHIGRMMQSFDAFPVNLALSSKGNASQRAPLEEMVRAGACAMKLHEDWGTTPSAIDTCLSVADDMDVQVMIHTDTLNESGFVENTVAAIKGRTIHAFHTEGAGGGHAPDIIKVCGLDHVIPSSTNPTRPYTVNTLEEHLDMLMVCHHLDKAIPEDVAFAESRIRKETIAAEDILHDMGAFSIIASDSQAMGRVGEVIIRTWQTADKMRKQRGRLAGETGDNDNLRVRRYIAKYTINPAIAHGIGHEIGSIEVGKRADLVMWNPAFFGVKPEMVLIGGSIACAQMGDPNASIPTPQPVYSRPMWGAYGRSVERGAVVFTSQAAIDDGIGATLGLAKDLVAVKGTRGIGKKDMVLNDLTPDVEVDPETYEVRANGELLTCEPASELPMAQRYFMF, encoded by the coding sequence ATGCCCGCCACGATTTCCCGCCGCAGCTATGCCGACATGTATGGCCCCACCACCGGCGACCGCGTCCGGCTGGCTGATACCGACCTGATCATCGAGGTCGAACGCGACCACACCACCTATGGCGAAGAGGTCAAGTTCGGCGGCGGCAAGGTGATCCGTGACGGCATGGGCCAGTCGCAGCGCACCAATGCCAACGGTGCGATGGACACGGTCATCACCAACGCGCTGATCGTGGACCACACCGGCATCTACAAGGCCGACGTCGGCCTGAAGGGCGGGCGCATCGCGGCCATCGGCAAGGCCGGCAACCCGGACACGCAGCCCGGCGTCGACATCGTCATCGGCCCCGGAACCGAGGCCATCGCGGGCGAGGGGCGCATCCTGACCGCGGGCGGCTTTGACGCGCATATCCACTTTATCTGCCCGCAGCAGATCGAGGATGCCATGCATTCCGGCATGACCACGATGCTGGGTGGCGGCACCGGTCCCGCGCACGGCACCCTGGCCACGACCTGCACGCCGGGTCCCTGGCACATCGGGCGCATGATGCAGAGCTTTGACGCCTTTCCCGTCAACCTGGCGCTGTCGTCCAAGGGCAACGCCTCGCAACGCGCCCCATTGGAGGAAATGGTCCGCGCCGGGGCTTGCGCGATGAAACTGCACGAGGATTGGGGCACCACGCCCTCGGCCATCGACACCTGCCTGTCGGTTGCCGATGACATGGACGTGCAGGTGATGATCCACACCGACACCTTGAACGAAAGCGGTTTTGTCGAAAACACCGTGGCCGCCATCAAGGGCCGCACCATCCACGCCTTTCACACCGAAGGGGCAGGCGGTGGCCATGCGCCCGACATCATCAAGGTCTGCGGTCTGGACCATGTGATCCCGTCGTCCACCAACCCCACGCGCCCCTACACCGTGAACACGCTGGAGGAGCATCTGGACATGCTGATGGTGTGTCACCATCTCGACAAGGCGATCCCCGAGGACGTGGCCTTTGCCGAGAGCCGTATTCGCAAGGAAACCATCGCCGCCGAAGACATCCTGCACGACATGGGCGCGTTCTCGATCATCGCCTCCGACAGTCAGGCGATGGGCCGGGTGGGTGAGGTGATCATTCGCACCTGGCAGACCGCCGACAAGATGCGCAAACAGCGCGGGCGTCTGGCCGGCGAGACGGGGGATAACGACAACCTGCGGGTGCGCCGCTACATCGCGAAATATACGATCAACCCGGCCATCGCCCACGGCATCGGCCATGAAATCGGGTCCATCGAGGTTGGCAAGCGCGCCGATCTGGTGATGTGGAACCCGGCTTTCTTCGGGGTCAAGCCCGAGATGGTTCTGATCGGCGGGTCCATTGCCTGCGCCCAGATGGGCGATCCGAATGCGTCGATCCCGACCCCGCAGCCGGTCTATTCCCGGCCCATGTGGGGGGCCTATGGCCGGTCGGTCGAACGCGGCGCGGTGGTCTTTACGTCGCAGGCCGCGATCGACGACGGTATCGGCGCGACGCTGGGCCTCGCCAAGGATCTGGTCGCGGTCAAGGGTACGCGGGGCATCGGCAAGAAAGACATGGTTCTCAACGATCTGACCCCCGACGTGGAGGTCGACCCCGAAACCTACGAAGTGCGCGCGAATGGCGAACTTCTGACCTGTGAACCGGCGTCTGAGCTGCCTATGGCGCAGCGGTATTTCATGTTCTGA
- a CDS encoding SRPBCC family protein has product MTKITLTHDYDAPARAVWTVCTDFAALAEVCRPLITFDGLPDGRVRAGQAIEVGVRLFGWLPRQTYRMEVLTCDEHEMFLRSHEFGAGVRQWDHALRVIPQGERGARVTETIDIDAGLMTPAFRFWATTLYSHRHKGRTRLLVARSA; this is encoded by the coding sequence ATGACCAAGATTACGCTGACCCATGACTACGACGCCCCGGCCCGCGCCGTCTGGACGGTCTGCACCGATTTTGCGGCTTTGGCCGAGGTCTGTCGGCCCCTGATCACCTTCGACGGCCTGCCCGATGGCCGGGTGCGCGCGGGGCAGGCCATCGAGGTCGGCGTTCGTCTGTTTGGCTGGCTCCCGCGTCAGACCTACCGGATGGAGGTCTTGACCTGCGACGAACACGAGATGTTCCTGCGCAGCCACGAATTCGGCGCGGGCGTGCGGCAGTGGGATCACGCCTTGCGGGTCATTCCCCAAGGGGAGCGTGGGGCCCGCGTCACAGAAACGATCGACATCGACGCAGGCCTGATGACGCCCGCGTTCCGGTTCTGGGCCACGACGTTGTATTCCCACCGGCACAAGGGTCGGACACGTTTGCTGGTGGCCCGTTCCGCCTAG
- a CDS encoding replicative DNA helicase, which translates to MNEIMRLDQGVPAASDGTLPHNIEAEQQLLGALLIDNDLYDRAASVIKAEHFYDPVHARIYEICAARIQKNALASPVTLKPFLEEDEGLKALGGPSYLVSLAASAIAAYAVRDYAQMIYDLAIRRELISLGRDIAAQATDVTVDKEPNEQIVDAESRLYALAEQGRSESGFQSFLSAIKQAVDVANAAYQRDGGLAGISTGLTDMDKKLGGLHRSDLLILAGRPSMGKTSLATNIAFNVAKAYKRGTTFDGRDGAVEGGVVGFYSLEMSAEQLAARVLSEAAEVPSEQIRKGDMTEAEFRRFVEAAKALESCPLYIDDTPALPIAQLSARARRQKRTHGLDLLIVDYLQLVKAPGAGDNRVNEVSAITQGLKAIAKELDIPVIALSQLSRQVESREDKRPQLSDLRESGSIEQDADVVMFVYREEYYKEREKPGDHQLDKMAEWQAAMEAVHGKAEVVIGKQRHGPIGTVELSFEGRFTRFGNLVKPWQERG; encoded by the coding sequence ATGAATGAGATCATGCGTTTGGATCAGGGCGTTCCGGCAGCCTCGGACGGCACTTTGCCGCACAACATCGAGGCCGAGCAGCAGCTGCTTGGCGCGCTGTTGATCGACAACGATCTGTATGATCGGGCGGCCTCCGTCATCAAGGCGGAGCATTTCTACGACCCGGTGCACGCGCGGATCTACGAGATCTGCGCCGCGCGCATCCAGAAAAACGCGCTGGCCTCGCCGGTCACGCTGAAGCCGTTTCTGGAGGAGGACGAGGGCCTCAAGGCGCTTGGCGGGCCGTCCTATCTGGTGTCCCTGGCGGCCTCGGCCATCGCGGCCTATGCGGTGCGCGACTATGCCCAGATGATCTATGACCTGGCGATCCGGCGCGAGCTGATCAGCCTGGGGCGCGACATCGCCGCCCAGGCCACCGATGTGACCGTCGACAAGGAACCGAACGAACAGATCGTCGACGCCGAATCCCGGCTCTACGCCCTGGCCGAACAGGGCCGCAGCGAGAGCGGGTTTCAATCGTTCCTGTCGGCCATCAAGCAGGCCGTCGATGTGGCCAACGCGGCCTATCAACGCGACGGCGGCTTGGCGGGGATCTCGACCGGGCTGACCGACATGGACAAGAAGCTGGGCGGCCTGCACCGGTCCGATCTCTTGATCCTGGCCGGACGCCCCTCGATGGGGAAAACGTCGCTGGCCACGAACATCGCGTTCAACGTGGCCAAGGCCTATAAGCGCGGCACAACCTTTGACGGGCGCGACGGTGCGGTCGAGGGCGGCGTCGTGGGTTTCTACTCGCTGGAGATGTCGGCCGAACAGCTGGCCGCGCGGGTCCTGTCGGAGGCCGCCGAGGTGCCGTCAGAGCAGATCCGCAAAGGCGACATGACCGAGGCCGAGTTCCGCCGATTTGTCGAGGCGGCCAAGGCGCTGGAAAGCTGCCCTTTGTATATCGACGACACGCCCGCCTTGCCCATCGCGCAGTTGTCCGCGCGGGCCCGGCGTCAGAAACGGACGCACGGGCTGGACCTGCTGATCGTGGATTACCTGCAACTGGTGAAGGCACCAGGGGCTGGGGACAACCGCGTCAACGAGGTTTCGGCGATCACCCAGGGCCTGAAGGCCATCGCCAAGGAACTGGACATCCCGGTCATCGCCTTGTCCCAGCTGTCGCGTCAGGTCGAAAGCCGGGAAGACAAGCGCCCGCAGTTGTCTGACTTGCGGGAATCCGGCTCGATCGAGCAGGACGCGGATGTCGTGATGTTCGTCTACCGCGAGGAATACTACAAGGAACGCGAAAAGCCTGGTGACCATCAGCTCGACAAGATGGCCGAATGGCAGGCCGCGATGGAAGCGGTGCACGGCAAGGCCGAGGTCGTCATCGGCAAACAGCGCCACGGTCCCATCGGCACCGTCGAGTTGTCGTTCGAGGGCCGCTTCACCCGCTTCGGGAACCTCGTGAAACCCTGGCAGGAGCGCGGCTGA
- a CDS encoding urease subunit beta, translating into MIPGEILTAPGDIALNEGAEATTLEVSNTGDRPVQVGSHYHFAETNPALDFDRAAARGQRLDIAAGTAVRFEPGQTRRVRLVPLSGDRRVFGFNAQVNGDL; encoded by the coding sequence ATGATCCCCGGAGAGATCCTGACCGCCCCCGGTGACATCGCCCTGAACGAGGGCGCCGAGGCGACCACGCTGGAGGTGTCGAATACCGGCGACCGCCCCGTTCAGGTCGGCAGCCATTACCATTTCGCGGAAACCAACCCGGCGCTGGACTTCGACCGCGCCGCGGCACGGGGGCAACGGTTGGACATCGCCGCGGGAACCGCCGTCAGATTTGAACCGGGACAGACCCGACGCGTTAGACTGGTGCCCCTGTCGGGCGACCGTCGCGTTTTCGGATTCAACGCGCAGGTGAACGGAGACCTGTAA